In one Lachnospiraceae bacterium GAM79 genomic region, the following are encoded:
- the rpsR gene encoding 30S ribosomal protein S18, which translates to MAYTKTDRADAPMKRRNIRRRKKVCVFCADKTAVIDYKDANKLKRYISERGKILPRRITGNCAKHQRALTVAVKRARQIAILPYVVD; encoded by the coding sequence ATGGCTTATACAAAGACAGATAGAGCAGACGCTCCAATGAAGAGAAGAAATATTCGTAGAAGAAAGAAAGTATGTGTATTCTGTGCAGATAAGACTGCTGTTATCGATTATAAAGATGCAAACAAGTTAAAGAGATACATCTCTGAAAGAGGTAAGATTCTTCCTAGAAGAATTACCGGTAACTGTGCTAAGCATCAGAGAGCTTTAACTGTAGCAGTTAAGAGAGCAAGACAGATTGCAATTTTACCATACGTAGTAGATTAA
- a CDS encoding DUF951 domain-containing protein, whose protein sequence is MEFNVGQVIKMKKPHPCGANEWEILRVGMDFRLKCKGCDHQVMVSRKLVEKNFKGFIE, encoded by the coding sequence ATGGAGTTTAATGTTGGTCAGGTAATTAAGATGAAGAAGCCGCATCCATGTGGTGCAAATGAATGGGAGATCCTTCGCGTTGGTATGGATTTTCGTTTAAAATGTAAAGGGTGTGATCATCAGGTGATGGTATCGAGAAAACTGGTTGAAAAGAATTTTAAAGGTTTTATAGAATAG
- a CDS encoding ABC transporter ATP-binding protein — MVEKIVQIDHITKKYKECTVLDDVSLSIRIGDVIGLVGGNGAGKTTLMRAIAGSIPVDSGEIIFSGERRTQDVGTLIENPNIYTDMSGIENLRYFGRLFGVEDETVYESLLQQMGLAEAGKKLVGRYSLGMKQRLGIAVAMLGDPRLLILDEPLNGLDVQGMQDLEERLLAMHENRSIGILISSHVIGELVKLCNRYLVMDHGRICMEYTREELLQQAGSEEAVENYIITRFQKSM, encoded by the coding sequence ATGGTAGAGAAGATCGTACAGATAGATCATATTACAAAAAAATATAAGGAATGTACAGTATTGGATGATGTATCATTGTCTATACGGATAGGAGATGTCATTGGGCTGGTGGGCGGCAACGGAGCAGGTAAAACGACATTGATGAGGGCGATTGCAGGAAGCATTCCGGTTGATTCGGGAGAAATCATTTTTTCAGGAGAACGAAGAACTCAGGATGTAGGAACGCTGATTGAGAATCCGAATATATATACCGATATGTCAGGAATCGAGAATCTTCGATATTTCGGCAGATTATTTGGGGTAGAGGATGAAACGGTATATGAGAGCCTGTTGCAGCAGATGGGGCTTGCAGAAGCTGGAAAGAAATTGGTTGGCAGGTATTCACTTGGAATGAAACAGAGACTTGGCATAGCGGTTGCAATGCTCGGTGATCCGAGGCTTTTGATCTTAGATGAGCCATTAAATGGTTTGGATGTACAGGGGATGCAGGATCTGGAAGAACGTCTGTTGGCAATGCATGAGAATCGGTCAATCGGAATATTGATCAGCAGCCATGTGATCGGCGAATTGGTAAAACTTTGCAATCGGTATCTGGTTATGGATCATGGCAGAATCTGTATGGAATATACAAGGGAAGAACTGCTTCAACAGGCAGGCAGCGAGGAAGCAGTTGAGAATTATATTATTACACGATTCCAGAAATCAATGTAA
- a CDS encoding ABC transporter permease, with product MMNQIIRAENYRIRKNKTFRIACIVIIGMVLVGFGLFYAATHIISGELMEAAGGYDTDLNAFTDLNLFDCAGIAASLMQVLSILYAIVITIMIGAEKRNGIYSLMLERGYQACQIYMGKLYETTVIAGISYLLYVAVSLIAGAIFWHGTIEREDVTGFIRVFLLMLVMYVVSSYIYMAVAMNVKNAGMAVAVNLIIVLLFSTVITGLDQILADGDVFLRKYWLLSAIEQFAYIDHTDTTVRETITGLIEAVGYGGLAVFIGNTVFTKKKR from the coding sequence ATGATGAATCAGATCATTCGTGCAGAGAATTACAGAATCAGGAAGAATAAGACATTTCGTATTGCATGCATTGTGATCATTGGGATGGTATTGGTTGGATTTGGATTATTTTATGCTGCAACACATATTATATCCGGAGAACTGATGGAAGCAGCAGGTGGATACGATACGGATCTTAATGCATTTACAGATTTAAATCTGTTTGACTGTGCGGGAATTGCTGCTTCACTGATGCAGGTGCTTTCCATTTTATATGCGATTGTGATCACGATTATGATAGGGGCGGAGAAACGGAATGGGATCTATTCGCTGATGCTGGAACGCGGATATCAGGCATGTCAGATCTATATGGGTAAATTATATGAGACAACGGTGATAGCGGGCATCAGTTATCTTTTATATGTAGCAGTATCGTTGATTGCCGGGGCGATATTCTGGCATGGAACGATCGAACGCGAGGATGTGACAGGATTTATCCGAGTGTTTCTTTTAATGCTTGTTATGTATGTAGTTTCTTCCTATATCTATATGGCAGTTGCGATGAATGTAAAAAATGCAGGAATGGCAGTTGCGGTGAATCTCATTATTGTACTTTTATTCTCAACAGTGATAACAGGTCTGGATCAGATTCTTGCTGATGGAGATGTGTTTCTCCGCAAGTACTGGCTCTTATCCGCAATCGAACAGTTTGCCTATATCGATCATACAGATACAACTGTGCGGGAAACTATAACAGGATTGATAGAAGCGGTCGGCTATGGCGGGCTTGCGGTGTTTATTGGCAATACTGTATTTACAAAGAAAAAAAGATAA
- a CDS encoding alpha-amylase encodes MKDNGLLVQYFNANTPADQTLWAKAAKDAVTLKKIGATAVWFPPATKGAAGKEDMGYAPYDLYDLGEFNQKGSVGTRYGTKKEYLEAIDAMKAQGINVYADIAVRQKLGADSVEKVTAADFNAKDIPQMIGNKKIVGALSKFTFAGRRSKYSKFKWNWNHFAGIDWQQDDFKKRVCELSGMTEEEAEKKYKLSKYDYIIGSELDLYNQEVYDELMTWAKWYEDVTGVDGFRFQEAEKVPGWFIRDFAEAASNAGEEEKEIFTVGDFWHWRCDYINDYIASADNQPSMFDVPLHFSFHDASVAEGEYDLSRLLDGSMMMSNPAKAVTFVENHESQPGGVLESAVAEWFKPLAYAIILLREQGYPCMFMGDYEGIPAAKIKSRKTVMNKLLKLRKKYAYGTQHDYFDHPDVVGFTREGDAEHENSGLAVIMSDGTGGTKRMYVGRQFAGCHFADVMGNAKYDIRIDEEGCGEFYVNRQGLAVWIKKDCKL; translated from the coding sequence ATGAAAGATAATGGGCTGTTAGTGCAGTATTTTAATGCAAATACACCTGCTGATCAGACATTATGGGCAAAAGCAGCAAAAGATGCAGTGACATTGAAGAAAATCGGTGCAACAGCAGTATGGTTTCCGCCTGCAACTAAAGGGGCAGCGGGAAAAGAAGATATGGGTTATGCGCCATATGATCTGTATGATCTGGGGGAATTTAACCAGAAAGGGTCGGTTGGAACCAGATATGGTACAAAGAAAGAATATCTGGAAGCAATTGACGCGATGAAGGCACAGGGAATCAATGTATATGCAGATATTGCAGTCAGACAGAAGTTAGGTGCAGATTCTGTGGAGAAGGTTACGGCAGCGGATTTTAATGCCAAGGATATTCCACAGATGATCGGTAATAAAAAGATAGTAGGAGCCTTGTCGAAGTTCACCTTCGCGGGCAGAAGAAGTAAGTATTCTAAGTTCAAATGGAATTGGAATCATTTTGCCGGAATTGACTGGCAACAGGATGATTTTAAGAAACGTGTCTGCGAGCTGTCAGGTATGACAGAGGAAGAAGCGGAGAAGAAATATAAACTCAGCAAGTATGATTACATCATTGGCAGTGAACTTGATCTGTATAATCAGGAAGTATATGATGAATTAATGACATGGGCAAAGTGGTATGAGGATGTGACCGGAGTGGACGGATTCCGTTTTCAGGAAGCAGAGAAGGTTCCGGGATGGTTCATCAGAGACTTTGCAGAAGCTGCTTCGAATGCCGGAGAAGAAGAAAAAGAGATCTTTACGGTAGGAGACTTCTGGCACTGGAGATGTGACTATATCAATGATTACATTGCGTCTGCGGACAATCAGCCATCTATGTTTGATGTGCCGCTGCATTTCAGTTTCCATGATGCATCAGTTGCAGAAGGAGAATATGATCTGAGCCGGTTACTGGATGGTTCCATGATGATGAGCAATCCTGCAAAGGCAGTTACATTTGTAGAGAATCATGAATCACAGCCGGGCGGTGTGCTGGAATCTGCTGTAGCAGAGTGGTTTAAACCACTGGCATATGCGATTATCTTATTAAGAGAACAGGGATATCCTTGTATGTTCATGGGTGATTATGAAGGCATTCCTGCGGCTAAGATCAAGTCCAGAAAGACGGTTATGAACAAGCTGTTAAAGCTTCGTAAGAAATATGCATACGGAACACAGCATGACTACTTTGATCATCCGGATGTTGTCGGCTTCACCAGAGAAGGAGATGCAGAGCATGAGAATTCCGGTCTGGCAGTTATTATGTCAGATGGGACCGGCGGAACAAAGCGTATGTATGTCGGCAGACAGTTCGCAGGCTGCCATTTCGCAGATGTAATGGGAAATGCAAAGTATGATATCCGTATCGATGAAGAAGGCTGTGGCGAATTCTATGTAAACCGTCAGGGACTTGCGGTCTGGATCAAAAAAGATTGCAAATTATAA
- the rpsF gene encoding 30S ribosomal protein S6 — MNKYELTLVVNAKIDEDARTAAVEKVKAYIEKANATITNVEDCGLKKLAYEIQKMGEAYYYFIQFDAEADVPAQLEANVRIMEPVLRYLCVRLDAE; from the coding sequence ATGAACAAGTATGAGTTAACTTTAGTAGTTAATGCAAAGATTGATGAGGATGCTAGAACAGCAGCAGTTGAGAAAGTAAAGGCTTACATCGAGAAAGCTAATGCAACTATCACTAATGTTGAAGACTGCGGACTTAAGAAGCTTGCTTATGAGATCCAGAAGATGGGCGAAGCTTACTATTACTTCATTCAGTTCGATGCAGAAGCTGATGTACCAGCACAGCTTGAAGCTAATGTTCGTATCATGGAGCCTGTTCTCAGATATCTTTGCGTTCGTTTAGACGCTGAGTAA
- a CDS encoding YerC/YecD family TrpR-related protein: protein MGKTVHTEAVRDLFEAILTLETEEECFNFFEDVCTVNELLSIAQRFAVAKMLKEDNTYLEVAEKTGASTATISRVNRSLNYGKDGYELVFSRMNLDKEKKDSE, encoded by the coding sequence ATGGGAAAGACAGTGCATACAGAAGCAGTCCGTGATCTGTTTGAAGCAATACTGACATTGGAGACAGAGGAGGAATGTTTTAATTTCTTTGAAGATGTTTGTACGGTAAATGAATTGTTGTCCATAGCCCAGAGATTTGCGGTTGCGAAGATGTTAAAAGAGGATAATACTTATCTGGAAGTTGCCGAGAAGACCGGCGCATCGACAGCAACGATCAGCAGAGTAAACAGATCTCTTAATTATGGTAAAGATGGTTATGAACTTGTATTCAGCAGAATGAATCTGGATAAAGAGAAGAAAGATTCGGAATAA
- the dapF gene encoding diaminopimelate epimerase, whose product MKFTKMEGLGNDYVYINCFSEKVENPEKLAIAMSDRHFGVGSDGVILIKPSDKADFTMDMYNADGSRSEMCGNGIRCVGKYVYDYGLTDKTSISVETLAGIKYLDFVIKDGKVDMVTVDMGAPILKADQVPVRSDKEQVIDEKITVAGVDYHMTCVSMGNPHAVMFVDDTEHFPLEEAGPLFEHHEVFPNRVNAEFVQVIDRHTVKMRVWERGTGETLACGTGACATAVACVLNGKTDDEVTVKLLGGDLIIRFDRENNKVYMTGPARVVFDGETDRF is encoded by the coding sequence ATGAAGTTTACAAAGATGGAAGGTCTTGGAAACGATTATGTGTACATAAATTGTTTTTCAGAGAAGGTAGAAAATCCTGAGAAACTGGCGATTGCCATGAGTGACCGGCATTTTGGTGTTGGAAGTGATGGAGTGATCCTGATTAAGCCATCCGATAAAGCAGATTTTACAATGGATATGTATAATGCAGACGGTTCCAGATCTGAGATGTGTGGAAATGGTATCCGTTGTGTAGGAAAGTATGTATATGACTATGGACTTACCGATAAGACGTCGATATCTGTAGAGACACTTGCCGGAATCAAATATCTGGATTTTGTGATAAAGGACGGCAAGGTTGATATGGTAACAGTTGACATGGGTGCACCGATCCTCAAGGCAGATCAGGTGCCTGTGCGTTCAGATAAAGAGCAGGTGATTGATGAGAAGATCACAGTAGCAGGTGTGGATTATCATATGACCTGTGTATCCATGGGAAATCCACATGCAGTTATGTTCGTAGACGATACAGAACATTTCCCGTTGGAGGAAGCTGGTCCGTTATTCGAGCATCATGAAGTATTTCCGAACCGTGTGAATGCGGAGTTTGTTCAGGTGATCGACCGTCATACTGTAAAGATGCGTGTATGGGAGAGAGGAACCGGAGAGACACTGGCATGCGGAACCGGAGCATGTGCAACAGCCGTTGCATGTGTATTAAATGGCAAGACAGATGATGAGGTAACCGTAAAATTATTAGGCGGCGATCTGATCATCCGCTTTGATAGAGAGAACAATAAAGTATACATGACAGGTCCTGCCAGGGTAGTTTTTGACGGCGAGACTGACAGATTTTAG
- a CDS encoding single-stranded DNA-binding protein — MNKVILMGRLTRDPEIRYSQGNDQMAIARYTLAVDRRFNRNGDQTADFINCVAFGRSAEFAEKYLKQGTKIVATGRIQTGSYTNKDGNKVYTTDVVIEDQEFAESKGSSSSDGGSYQPAGRPSPANASAEGFMSIPEGIEDDLPFK, encoded by the coding sequence ATGAATAAAGTAATTTTAATGGGTCGTTTAACAAGAGATCCAGAGATCAGATATTCTCAGGGGAATGATCAGATGGCAATTGCCAGATACACTCTCGCTGTAGATAGACGTTTTAACAGAAATGGTGATCAGACCGCAGATTTTATTAACTGTGTTGCTTTTGGCCGTTCAGCAGAATTTGCTGAAAAGTATCTGAAACAGGGTACAAAGATTGTGGCTACTGGAAGAATCCAGACAGGCAGTTATACCAATAAAGATGGAAACAAAGTATATACAACAGATGTTGTTATCGAAGATCAGGAATTTGCTGAGAGCAAAGGAAGTTCTTCATCAGATGGCGGAAGTTATCAGCCAGCTGGCAGACCTTCACCTGCAAATGCAAGCGCAGAAGGTTTTATGAGTATTCCGGAAGGTATAGAGGATGATTTACCATTCAAGTAA
- a CDS encoding ANTAR domain-containing protein: MVNVIVLFAKIEEAKSIKNLLVRHGINVTQVCTTGAQAAQAADACDDGLIICGYQYPDMLFSELAANIPDYFDMLVIASRVHYEACRESGITCLPMPLRTQDFINTVSLMVENILWERKKRKTKPKERTEEEKKVIKAAKLKLMDDNGFDEQGAHRYLQKKSMDNGINIVEMAYMILEHTALF, translated from the coding sequence TTGGTAAATGTAATTGTACTATTTGCAAAAATAGAAGAAGCAAAGAGCATAAAAAATCTTTTGGTTCGACATGGAATCAATGTAACTCAGGTATGTACGACCGGAGCACAGGCGGCGCAGGCAGCAGATGCGTGTGATGATGGTCTTATTATATGCGGATACCAGTATCCGGATATGTTATTTTCGGAGCTGGCGGCAAATATACCGGATTATTTTGATATGCTTGTGATTGCATCTCGTGTGCATTACGAGGCGTGTAGAGAAAGTGGAATTACATGCCTGCCGATGCCACTTCGTACACAGGATTTTATCAATACTGTTTCACTGATGGTTGAAAATATTCTGTGGGAGCGTAAGAAACGCAAGACAAAACCAAAGGAACGTACAGAAGAAGAAAAAAAGGTAATTAAGGCTGCAAAACTGAAATTAATGGATGATAATGGATTTGATGAGCAGGGCGCTCATCGGTATCTGCAGAAAAAGAGCATGGATAATGGTATCAATATTGTTGAAATGGCATATATGATACTGGAACATACAGCACTGTTTTAA
- the glnA gene encoding type I glutamate--ammonia ligase has product MGKYTKADILRMVKEDDVEFIRLQFTDIFGDLKNVAITSSQIEKALDNKIMFDGSSIEGFARIEESDMYLYPDYDTYETFPWRPQQGKVARLICDVYKPDGTPFEGDPRYVLKKALKEAADMGYMMNVGPECEFFLFQTDENGLPTTNTYERASYFDLGPLDFGENARRDMVLTLEQMGFEIEASHHEVAPAQHEIDFKYGEALKTADSIETFKLVVKTIAKKHGLCATFMPKPKYGVCGSGMHMNMSLSKDGKNIFADDNDKLGLSQEAYYFIAGIMEHMREMTAITNPLVNSYKRLVPGYEAPIYIAWSAKNRSPLVRIPSARGAGTRVELRCPDPTANPYLAMAVCLKAGLDGIKRQLPLVPSVDSNIFELTREEKKARHIESLPANLREAVLCMRDSDFMKEALGEHIFTRYTSAKLDEWNEYTRQVTDWEISNYLYKV; this is encoded by the coding sequence ATGGGTAAGTACACGAAAGCAGATATCTTAAGGATGGTAAAAGAAGATGATGTAGAGTTTATCAGACTTCAGTTTACAGATATTTTTGGAGACCTTAAGAATGTTGCTATAACTTCAAGTCAGATTGAAAAAGCACTGGATAACAAGATTATGTTTGATGGTTCTTCTATTGAAGGATTTGCAAGAATCGAGGAATCCGATATGTATCTCTATCCAGATTATGATACATATGAGACTTTCCCTTGGAGACCACAGCAGGGTAAGGTTGCCAGACTGATCTGTGATGTTTATAAGCCGGATGGCACTCCATTTGAAGGTGATCCAAGATATGTTCTGAAGAAAGCATTGAAGGAAGCTGCTGATATGGGTTACATGATGAACGTAGGTCCAGAATGTGAGTTCTTCCTGTTCCAGACAGATGAGAATGGCTTACCAACAACGAATACTTACGAGCGTGCAAGCTATTTTGATCTTGGACCACTTGATTTCGGTGAGAATGCCAGAAGAGATATGGTATTGACACTGGAACAGATGGGATTTGAGATTGAAGCTTCCCATCATGAGGTTGCTCCTGCACAGCATGAGATAGATTTCAAGTATGGCGAGGCATTAAAGACTGCCGACAGCATCGAGACATTTAAGCTCGTTGTTAAGACAATTGCCAAGAAGCATGGTCTGTGTGCTACATTTATGCCAAAACCAAAGTATGGCGTATGTGGTTCCGGTATGCATATGAATATGTCTTTATCAAAGGATGGCAAAAATATATTTGCAGATGATAATGATAAGCTTGGTTTAAGCCAGGAAGCATATTACTTCATCGCAGGTATCATGGAACATATGAGAGAGATGACAGCAATCACAAACCCATTAGTAAACTCTTATAAGAGACTGGTTCCTGGTTATGAAGCCCCAATTTATATTGCATGGTCAGCAAAAAACAGAAGCCCACTGGTTCGTATCCCAAGTGCAAGAGGAGCAGGAACAAGAGTAGAACTTCGTTGCCCGGATCCAACAGCAAATCCATATCTGGCAATGGCTGTATGCTTAAAAGCCGGATTAGACGGAATCAAGAGACAGCTTCCGCTTGTACCAAGTGTTGACAGCAATATCTTTGAATTAACAAGAGAAGAAAAGAAAGCAAGACACATCGAGAGCCTTCCGGCAAACTTAAGAGAAGCTGTTTTATGTATGAGAGACAGTGACTTCATGAAGGAAGCACTTGGTGAGCATATCTTTACACGTTACACATCAGCAAAATTAGATGAGTGGAACGAATATACCAGACAGGTCACTGACTGGGAGATCAGCAATTACCTTTACAAAGTCTGA
- a CDS encoding LL-diaminopimelate aminotransferase, which yields MFKANENYLKLPGSYLFSTVAKKQREYSAAHPDKKIIRLSIGDVTQPLAPAIIERLHSAVDEMAVAETFKGYAPDLGYEFLRNTIVKNDYIDHGVDISADEIFVSDGAKSDSANIQEIFAPESKIAVCDPVYPVYVDSNVMAGRTGTYDKETGLWSDVIYMPCLEENGFAPEFPKEEPDIIYLCFPNNPTGATISKAQLQEWVDYANKIGAVIIYDAAYEAYISEDDVPHSIYECEGARTCAIELRSFSKNAGFTGTRLGFTVVPKDLKDANGVALHGLWARRHGTKFNGAPYIVQAAGEAVYSEEGKAQTKAQIAYYMNNAKVIYDGLKAAGYSVSGGVNAPYIWLKTPDKMTSWEFFDYLLANANVVGTPGSGFGPSGEGYFRLTAFGTYENTVEAIERIKAL from the coding sequence ATGTTTAAGGCAAATGAGAATTATCTGAAGCTTCCGGGAAGTTATTTATTTTCAACAGTAGCAAAGAAACAGAGAGAGTACAGTGCGGCACATCCTGATAAGAAGATCATCCGTTTGAGCATTGGAGATGTAACACAGCCGCTTGCTCCTGCTATTATTGAGAGACTTCATTCGGCTGTAGATGAGATGGCGGTAGCAGAGACATTTAAGGGTTATGCACCGGATCTTGGATATGAATTCTTAAGAAATACCATCGTAAAGAATGACTATATTGACCATGGAGTTGATATTTCTGCTGATGAGATCTTTGTAAGTGATGGTGCAAAGAGTGATTCTGCAAATATTCAGGAGATTTTTGCACCGGAAAGCAAGATTGCTGTATGTGATCCTGTTTATCCTGTTTATGTAGATTCAAATGTAATGGCAGGCAGAACCGGAACTTATGATAAAGAGACCGGACTCTGGAGCGATGTGATCTATATGCCTTGTCTGGAGGAGAATGGATTTGCACCGGAATTCCCGAAGGAGGAGCCGGACATTATCTATCTGTGTTTCCCAAATAATCCGACAGGAGCAACCATCAGCAAAGCACAGCTTCAGGAATGGGTTGACTACGCAAATAAGATCGGAGCTGTGATCATTTATGATGCAGCATACGAAGCATATATCAGCGAAGACGATGTACCACATTCCATCTACGAGTGTGAAGGTGCAAGAACCTGTGCGATCGAGCTTCGAAGCTTTTCGAAGAATGCAGGATTTACCGGAACTCGTCTTGGATTTACAGTTGTGCCAAAGGATCTGAAGGATGCAAATGGTGTTGCACTTCATGGTTTATGGGCAAGAAGACATGGAACCAAGTTCAATGGTGCTCCATATATTGTTCAGGCAGCAGGAGAAGCTGTATATTCAGAAGAAGGTAAGGCACAGACAAAGGCACAGATCGCATATTATATGAATAATGCCAAGGTGATCTATGATGGATTAAAGGCAGCAGGCTATTCTGTATCCGGTGGCGTGAATGCACCATATATCTGGTTAAAGACACCGGATAAGATGACTTCATGGGAGTTCTTTGATTATCTGCTTGCAAATGCAAATGTCGTAGGTACACCGGGATCAGGCTTTGGACCGAGCGGTGAAGGGTATTTCAGACTGACAGCATTTGGTACATATGAGAATACAGTAGAAGCGATCGAGAGAATTAAAGCGTTATAA